The Bos taurus isolate L1 Dominette 01449 registration number 42190680 breed Hereford chromosome 18, ARS-UCD2.0, whole genome shotgun sequence nucleotide sequence TGTGACAGGTGCGGCGCAGTGCCTTCTGGGTAAAGCAGTTCACTGGGTCCCAGGTCCAGGTAAGAGGCGGTGCTCCCCAGATCCGGAAAGGTTCCCCCACACCACAGAAGAGTTGCTGGAGAGGAGGATCCTTGGGCTCTGAGGCGCGGGTGGGGTTTCAGGTTTCTTAAAGGGGATGCACCCAGATTTCCATGGACTGGACTGTAGGTCCTTCATTCTGTACACTCTCTTCCCACTTAGCCAGTTACTGAAACACATGTCCGTTTGGAAGGGGCTTATCCattctaaagggcttccctggtggctcagatggtaaagcatctgcctgcaaggcaggagacctgggttcgaaccctgggtcagaaagatcccctggagaaggaaatggcaacccactccagtactcttgcctggaaattccatggacaaaggagcctggtaggctacagtccatggggttgcaaagagttggacacgactgagcgacttcactttatcgATTCTACATTGCTGCAATCTCCCCCAGTCCCTATTAACCCAGTCACTGTTTCTGTACACAATATGGTTCTCACCCCTAGGCCTTCTTAGATCTTAAGTCCATGGACATATACCTACATGAGTTTTTTCTTCAGGACACAGCTCCTACAGTGGATCTCAGAAGACAGCTCTCAGTTTTGCCAAGGGACATTCACTAAATTCAAGGGCCCCAACTCAGGCTACTGCCAAATACCGCTGTTTGCAAACCATCTGCCCCAAGTGACTGTGGATCCACAAATAATTTTCATGTCTAGGGCATGAGATCCTGGTGCAGGGGCCCTTCAGATTTTCCTAGAAAGTCTCAGGAAGCAATACAAGTAGGCCAGATTTACACTGAGAGCTGTTTGTTGTCCTCCTGCTATTTCCTTTAGGTCACAAAAAGTTAAAGAGTAAAGATAGCTTAAACAATAAGACTGAGGGGAAGAATGGAATAGGAAgttaggattagcagatgtaaacttttATACATagcatggataaacaacaagaccCTACTGTaaagtacagggaactctacttaatacccTATTATAAACCATACtggaaaaggatattttaaaaaaataatatgtatgtataattagtcactttgctgtacagcagtaattaacccaacattgtaaatgaactatacttcaattaaaaaaaaaaagacctttattGCAAGAACCAGGAAGGTTAGCCTGGAGTTTGAGGAGCGGATAAAATGGAGGCTGGAAAAATCTGTCAAGACTATCAGGAGACAATCACTAATGACCCTGAACAAGGGAAACCTCTGAAAACTGCCAGCAAAGCCAGATCCAGTCCTCTGGCAAAGCTAGGTGATGTCCACACTAACCAATCAAGGGGGTGGGGCACGTATTCTTACCAAAGGGCTCAAAAGGCTGGCGATACTCCAGATacagcaagtgaaagtgaaagtcactcagttgtgtccaactctttgcgaccccatgaactatacagtccatggaattctccacgccagaatacttgagtgggtagcctttctcttctccaggggatcttcccaacccagggattgaaccttggtctaccacattgcaggcagattctttaccagctgagccacaagagaagcagagaaagcaagaaagcaCAGATATCTGTTCTTGGTTTTTAACAAAACTGTTGCAgccctggttcagtccctagttgggAGCTGATATCCCGCAAGCcgtgtgatgtggccaaaaaaagagaaaggaacgcCGAGTGGATGAAAGACCTAAATATTAAGGTTTAAAAGCATAGTACTCggagaagaaaacataagaaaaaggCTTCATGACAGTGGATTTGTGATAATTTCTTGGACATGATAACAAAGGCACAGGCAACATTAACAGAAATGAACTAGActacactaatttttaaaatttctgtgcaaaaaaaaaaaattactaagtagacacagtgaaaagacaaccctcagagtggaagaaaatatttgcaaactatttAATAACAAGTTAATACACAGAATATATAAGAACTCTAACAtctaaataacaataacaatgaccataataaccacattaaaaaatgggcaatggATTGGAAGAGACATTTTCTCAAAGGACTAATACAAACAGCCAACAAGCAGATGAAAAACTATTCAACATcattaaatgcaaatcaaaatcacaatgaaatatcacctcatgtCCCTTagtgtaataaaaaataaaacaagaagaaaataaaaacattgctGAGGgtgtagagaaattggaaaccTCGAGCTGTATCAATGGAAAACAGCCCAACTACCATGGAAAACAGCCcttcagttcctcaaaaaatgtaaatattgaattactatatgatccaaaaaCTCGTCTGGGAATATACCTTAAAAGGACTGAAAGCAGggtccaaataaatatttatgccaTTATATTTATAACAGCATTATGTACAACAGCCAAATAGGGAAAGCAACTCAAGTGCCCAAtgataaaaggaaacagaaaaagtagGATGTACAGAAGATGGAGCATTActcaaaaaaggaatgaaattctgacacattctAGAACATGGAGGAACCCTAAGAACATTATGGTCAGTTAAATAAGCCAGCCACAAAAGAAGAATAACTTGATGACTCTTATATAAGTTACCCAGTGAGAATAATTCACACATGGAAAGCAGAATAGTTGTTGTCAGTCAGTAAGAGGGGGGACGAAGAATTGCTGTCTGGTGGGTTTACTTGTATGAGATGAAAAGACTTTTGAATATTTGTGCACAATGTAAATGTGTTATTACTACTGAACTCACACTTAAATATGGTTGACTGTAAATTCTCTGTTACATGTacttcacaattaaaaaaatttttaaacacctAGATAGCAGTCCATCCCAGTGCTAAATCAGATCAGACTTTGCTTTGAAGTCTTCCCTGTTTGCAGTACTCTTTAGTGTGAACTTCTTGGTGTCGAAGGAGGTGGGAGTTTTGGCTAAAGCCTCTCCCACAGCTGACGCATTCATAAGGCCTTTCCCCAGTGTGAACTCGCCGATGTTTAATGAGGCTGGAGTTGTACCTGAAGACCTTCCCACATTCTCTGCACTCataaggcttttctccagtgtggaCTCTTTGATGAATAATGAGGGTGGAGCTGTCCACAAAGAACTTCCCGCATTTGCTACATTGATAAGTTTTTTCTCTGGTGTGGACGTTTTGGTGCCGAATGAGGTGGGAGTTTTGACTGAAGACTCTACCACATACAGTGCATTCATAAGGTCTTTCTCCAGTGTGGTTTCTCCGATGCCTGATGTGATTTGAGTTATGCCTAAAGAGTTTCCCGCATATGCCGCACTCATAAGGCCTTTCTCCAGTGTGCGCTTTCTGATGCCTCTCAAGTGTGAAGTGGTACCtaaagaatttcccacatttgCTGCATTCAAAACGCCTTCCCCGagtgtgaactctctgatgaaTAATGAGCCTGGAGCTGTCTACAAAAAATTTCTTGCACACGCTGCACTCATATGTTTTTTCTCCAATATGAACTCCCTGATGTCTTTTGAGCGTGAAGCTGTACCtaaagaatttcccacatttgCTGCATTTATATGGCTTTTCTCCCgtgtgaactctctgatgaaCAGTGAGTGTGAAGCTGTCCTTAACGCACTTCCCACACTGGCTGCACTCATAAGGCACTAACCTAGTGTGAACTCGATGGTGTGCAGTGAAGCCAGACTTTTGTGCAGAGAACCTTCCACATCCAAGCTGCTCAGAGAGTCTTGTCTCAGTGTCAGTTTTCTGCTGCTGAACCAGGTGGAACTTTCTGATGAAGGTCTTCCCGCTTTCACAGCAAAGGTTTTTCTGGTGCTCAACAATTGTGTGTTCTTGGCTAAAGGTCTTCCCACAGTCACTGCACTTGTCATCATCCTGCCCACTTTCAGAGGCTGCCCTGCCCTCCATGTTGCTGTGCAGTTTCCCTTCTGTGTGAGGGGTCTGGTGCTGGAGAGTGCTGGATTGGGCTAGGAACTCCTGCCCTCTCTCCCGACATGGCCAGGTCTCGTCTGTCACGTGAACACTGTCATTCTTCACACAGCAAGTCTTCCCCTCACCCCATCCAGGGAGTCTCCTTTGATGTGGCTCCTttggatgctgggaaggactcTCCCCACATGCGGACACCTCCTGCTCAGGCTGTGTCCCACCGTGCCCAGCCAGGCATAAGGTGTCTTTCAAGAGTGGGCTGCATGTCTTAGAGGGGTGAGGCTTCTGGATGCATGGGCCTGGCTTTGGAGTCTTGACCTGTGACCTTGCAGCCACATCATGCTGCTCTGAAAGGGCCTCCTCATCCTGGGTGGCATGCCGGCAACCTGGAAGGAGAGATGCTAATAAAGGTGGGCCCATCAGTGTGTCTCATACCAGCCCAGCAATaagtctgtgggattgcagagGCCTGGGACTAGAGCCCATGTGAGGAAGGCCTGGGgtgcagagaggagcctgggaggctcaTCCGAGGGCAGAGCCCAGACAACTGACAGGCCAGGACAGGAGGAAGGGGTATGgtgcagggaggggaggaaggtcTACAGCTCACTTCAACAAGGCCTGGCTACTGGTAACTGGTGAGCAATGTGCAGAAGGTTCTGTCCAGACCCCAAATGTCTAAATGCAACATGGCAGTTGGACGACAAGGAGTATTTAAGGATGCATGCACATGTTCCACCACTTTAAATGGAGGTTATGTTGAGAACACTGCAAAAGGAGCAGTGGAGAGGAATGGATGAGAGCCAGGGCCAGGAGTGAAGAGTCAAAAAATCAatggggaagaaaaggaggaagtgAAGTGTGGACTCTGGCACCACACACTGCTGGATATAGGACACACGCCCGATGTGACAGGACCCCAGCTCTGATGTCTCACCATTTCCTCACCCCCACGTACCAGGGCTATGCGCTCTTGAGCCTCTCCTGACCTTACGGAAATAATGTCCACCCTGTCAGGCACCCAGGGCCCTCCTATTGCTCAGGGTAAGCAACCACCTGGGCCTGAAGAGAGCACTCAAAGAGGAAAGGCTGGGAGAGGGATGGGGCCCGCTGTAGGAAATCCCACACTCTAAAGGGATCAGTACAAGGACAAAGCAGGTCTAAACAGTCCAGTAGTGGATCAATGAAGTAGAACAGTCCCTCTCACCAGACACGAAGCTCACTTAAAATGGTTATGGACTTAAACATAAGCCGTGatgccataaaactcctagaagagaacataggcaaaacattctctgacataaatcagaccaatgttttcttaggtcagtctcccaatgcgacagaaataaaaacaaaaatcaagaaatgGGACTTATTCAaatttacaagcttttgcacagcagaggaaaccataaatgaaacgaaaaaacaacctacagaatgagaaCCAATTGTGGGAAGGTCAGTGGCAGCCCTAGAAAGTGACGAAGAGCACAGCCCGGCCCAGGACGCTGCGGTGGGCAGGGGGCCTTACCCACGGAGGACAGAAGTGCAATGTTCTGCACCATAACTTGGCAGTACAGGAGTCTCTGAGCCTCATCAAGAAGTCCCCACTCCTCCTGGGAGAAATATATGGCCACGTCCTCAAAGACCACAAGGCCCTGTAACAAAAATTAAGGTAGTTCACCCCATAAGCAGCTGCATGTGCTGTATTTCCTTCCATTTTGTATTGGCCTACTCTTTACCCACCAACTCCAGGGCCAAACTAACCACCAAACGCGTTTATATCTCCCCACCATTTGGAGTCTCTGGTCTGACATGTATGAGCACTCAGTTACTCAgtggttgtgtcctactctttgtgacccatggactgcagcctgccaggctcctctgcccatggcattctccaggcaggaatactggaatgggttgtcgtgcccacctccaggggattttcccacccctggtattgaacccacgtctcttgtgtctcctgcattggcaggtggattcttttacactgagccacctgggaacccctccATGGTCTGAACCACCTCCTTATCGAACTCGCACACACCAAGTCAGTATTTTAGAAGGCACAAGGGCCTCAGTgtctccatttgtaaaatgggaataaggaTGGTTTCAATTCAGAGGGCTGAGACTGATACCAAACATAAGAAGTACACACTATGTGTCAGTGGTACCATCCACACAATCAAGGGTTTTGTGTGCACTTTCAGTGGAAGTGAACTGGTAGTTTTGAAATTTGGGTGTGTGTTTCTCCTACTTTTTAAGGTTTTAAGAAGATGTGAGAAGTAAAATTTCACATTGTAAGCAAATACGTAAATGTATATTATCATGCAAACCAACGATCAAGTGTCTGGATAAATTTAACTAATTCAATATGTTCATTTCTAATGGCCTACCTACATGTGTGTATTTAGAGGGATATCGGTTCATTAGTGTTTAAGTCAGTAACTGTGTCATGTACTCTTAAGTTAATGAGGTGCAGGAAGGCGCTGAGCAAGCGAATCAGCTACTAGTCCTTTTGAGCCTGCCTGTAACACAGTAGCCTGGAGGAAGCTTCAGGGAGCCCTGGGCTGGACAGTGCACTACCCCTCTTGCTCTGAGGGCTTGAGGAGATGAGGTAGTACCCTGGTCTGGGACCGGCTGCTCCAGTAGCCCAGGTGACCTCTGCCGTGTTCTACAGGGAGTGGTTTTGAGGGCCTGCGAAGCCTGCAGTGGGGAGAATCTACACCAACTCACCACTCAACCTCCTTCGCAGGTCAGCTCCTGAGTCCACCTGGATGGATCCTTCTACACACAGGTCAGAATCCATCCGATAGCAGGCCTGCTCCCTCCTACACCCATCCGTGCCCTCACCTCCAGTCTCAGGCCTTGCACACCTCACCATGGAGACCATGTGAAATAACAACCTAAGACTCTGTTCCTTCAGTCCACACAGTACACCCTGGCTACAATGTGGTCCAGTCCACACAGTACACCCCTCAGAAAGGACCAGACCAGCGACCTTCCCAATCCTCCAGATCTTTATACTCCTCTACCCACAAGATGTCTCCATCTTCTAACATCTCCATCTCAAAATGTCTCAGAATAACCATGTCCAAACACAACTCATGATCTTCTCCTCCCTGAATCCCACTCACTGCACAGACTTCCTCATCACCATTCCCTGAATCCCACTCACTGCACAGACTTCCTCATCACCATTCCCTGAATCCCACTCACTGCACAGACTTCCTCATCACCATTCCCTGAATCCCACTCACTGCACAGACTTCCTCATCACCATTCCCTGAATCCCACTCACTGGACAGACTTCCTCATCACCATTCCCTGAATCCCACTCACTGCACAGACTTCCTCATCACCATTCCCTGAATCCCACTCACTGCACAGACTTCCTCATCACCATTCCCTGAATCCCATTCACTGCACAGACTTCCTCATCACCATTCCCTGAATCCCACTCACTGCACAGACTTCCTCATCACCATTCCCTGAATCCCACTCACTGCACAGACTTCCTCATCACCATTCCTTAAatgttcaggggaaaaaaatttgGAGTGGTCTTCTACTCTCTACTCACAGCCATTGTGTTGCAGCAAGAAATTCTGCCAATTCGATCCAAATTCCTGTCACAATTCTCCTGAATTCTTTGACCACGTCCTCCTcaccagcctccctgcctccataCCTCATCCAGTTCCTGGATCCAGTGCCaatggggtgaggggtgggcacCCCACACAAAACCAAGCAATCCTCAGGCAGCAGCAGAGCGCTCAAAAATTAAACTTCATTCTGACACTATGTACCCGGAAACAGTTAATattccacaggttaagggttTTGCCCCACAAAACTGCTCCTAGCACTTTAGATTCAGTCCTAAGCCCAGGCGCTCACTTGAGCTTCTGACCCACAGGGTATAAATCACACATTCCCAAGACCCCTGCCTTGGGTTTGAATAAACTGCTAGTACAGGTCCCAGAAATGAAAAGAACACTTAACTTACTAGATTACTGGTTGATTATAAAAGCGCACAGCTCAAGAACAGCCAGGTGGAAGAAGCTTCCACATTCTCTGGAACTTCACCTCAACAGCACCTccctatcttcccaacccagaagctctccgAACCCTGGCCTTTTGGGGTTTTTTAATGGCTTCATTGTACAGGCATGACTGATTCAGTAATtgtctttgggggcttccctggtgggtcaatgGTAAtaaatctgactgccaatgcagggaaacgcaggttccatccctgatctgggaagaccccacaggccTCGGAGGAACTAAGGCCCTGTGgtacaagtactgagcctgcactctagggcctgggaacc carries:
- the LOC112441491 gene encoding zinc finger protein 548-like isoform X1 → MTPAQGLVVFEDVAIYFSQEEWGLLDEAQRLLYCQVMVQNIALLSSVGCRHATQDEEALSEQHDVAARSQVKTPKPGPCIQKPHPSKTCSPLLKDTLCLAGHGGTQPEQEVSACGESPSQHPKEPHQRRLPGWGEGKTCCVKNDSVHVTDETWPCRERGQEFLAQSSTLQHQTPHTEGKLHSNMEGRAASESGQDDDKCSDCGKTFSQEHTIVEHQKNLCCESGKTFIRKFHLVQQQKTDTETRLSEQLGCGRFSAQKSGFTAHHRVHTRLVPYECSQCGKCVKDSFTLTVHQRVHTGEKPYKCSKCGKFFRYSFTLKRHQGVHIGEKTYECSVCKKFFVDSSRLIIHQRVHTRGRRFECSKCGKFFRYHFTLERHQKAHTGERPYECGICGKLFRHNSNHIRHRRNHTGERPYECTVCGRVFSQNSHLIRHQNVHTREKTYQCSKCGKFFVDSSTLIIHQRVHTGEKPYECRECGKVFRYNSSLIKHRRVHTGERPYECVSCGRGFSQNSHLLRHQEVHTKEYCKQGRLQSKV
- the LOC112441491 gene encoding zinc finger protein OZF-like isoform X2; this translates as MTGDRSRGDDAGSGCRHATQDEEALSEQHDVAARSQVKTPKPGPCIQKPHPSKTCSPLLKDTLCLAGHGGTQPEQEVSACGESPSQHPKEPHQRRLPGWGEGKTCCVKNDSVHVTDETWPCRERGQEFLAQSSTLQHQTPHTEGKLHSNMEGRAASESGQDDDKCSDCGKTFSQEHTIVEHQKNLCCESGKTFIRKFHLVQQQKTDTETRLSEQLGCGRFSAQKSGFTAHHRVHTRLVPYECSQCGKCVKDSFTLTVHQRVHTGEKPYKCSKCGKFFRYSFTLKRHQGVHIGEKTYECSVCKKFFVDSSRLIIHQRVHTRGRRFECSKCGKFFRYHFTLERHQKAHTGERPYECGICGKLFRHNSNHIRHRRNHTGERPYECTVCGRVFSQNSHLIRHQNVHTREKTYQCSKCGKFFVDSSTLIIHQRVHTGEKPYECRECGKVFRYNSSLIKHRRVHTGERPYECVSCGRGFSQNSHLLRHQEVHTKEYCKQGRLQSKV